The sequence TAACGATTCCCCGTACAGAAAGGTCATCGGTGGCTTGAGTAACGATAACGTCGAAAGTTCTAACGACAGCTTCTCAAACGCGGCCGTACGCAGGGCTCGAATTGAGCTCATCGCTCGTGACTATGAGGTAAAATAAGAGTTTCCCTAGAGAAGCCCTAATGATTTGCATAGGGATCTATTTGAAGAAGCGTAAATGAACGATTTTTTAAAGGAATATTTAAtttaaatgttttacaacAGGAAGAGATCGATAGGTTACAGTCGAAACTTGAACAcgtcgaaaatgaaaatcaatatttgaaactAGAACTCAAACGGAAGCCGGCAGATGGAAATATGTGTAACGTTGAATTAGATACTAGTGTTAAAAATAGCAATGTCGTTCTAGCCCTTAATGATAAATTAAAGGCAGCACATGAAGAAAGTGAACTACAGAAAAAGAAGATATCGAAACTAATGCAGGTACGTAATAGGAATTTGTTATTCCGGACCTTGTTTTTGCAGCGAGGACTATAGTTTGTTATTTGATGCAACCTGTCTGTCTGGCTATTGTGGAAACGGTGTTAGTCTCACAGCTGATAGGcagtgggttcgaacccgaaTGAAGCCATGCTATTCGGTCAGTCTCCCCAACTCACTCATCTAACAACTTGTATGTGGATGATACTCCGATTGAAGTGGCTTTCACATTAGCCAGAGCATCAGAAAGAAAACTTTCATATTgacaaattttgttttttcttttgtagagaaatcaatttttgacgGATGAAAATATTAATCTTTCACGTGAGAATCAAAGAATACGCATGGAAGTAGCGAGCCGGTCACCGATGAGGTTAGTTATCCGGTTAAACTCACTACAATAGTTGAGAATTCAGTTAAATTGAACAGGAAATTGTTACGTTATTTACTCTTTTCAGATATGGACGATTTACGGTAGCCACGTTACAGACAAAAGTCGAAACTTACGAAAAACAAGTAAAACAATTACAGAAAGCTTTAGAACGCAGCGATACGTACGTGGAACAGCTTCAAAAAGAGCTACAATCGTCATCAGGGAGCGTAGAAACTGTGAACTGTTCAAACGTTAACAAAAGACGCTTATCCGAATCGGAAGACATCACCACCTCGGGTAACTCCGCCAAGAAAAGACTGTTCGATACAACTGAATCTCAAAATCAGCCCGATTCCAACTCTGTGAATAAGCTTTCGAGGAAGGATAATTTCGCGAATGGACTATTAACTCATACCGACTCTAGTCACGGTGCTCCTAGTGTAGACTTACAGGCAGGATGTTCACATTGGCAAAACAATCAAAATGTGAAAAGTGGTTATGTAAGCACTGACTTGGTGCAAACTAAGACTAATTTAAAAGCAAATGATAAAGTAAACGATGTAACAACTGATCGTGTGAGAACTGGTATTAACCCACGTGAACGAGCACCAGTTGAAAATTGTTACGACAATGTTTCGAGTACACAAAAGTAAATTTGTCATGAAACGACCAGTGGAATTACGTGTACCGTTAGTTAAAGTTTTAAATATTAGATTTTCAGGgtttatatcattattttagataaaattgtaCAAGGATTTCTCAAAACATgtttcagtaataaatattttcatttcttaaaGTTGGTTGTTAACTCTTTGAAACTTGAGTTCGTCTTCTAAGCCATCAAatgaaactgaaatatttGCTGAGGACCTACTGCATTACATTCCTCGTTACGAAAAAACCACTTATCTAAGATtacatgattttatttttatagaaaatttcaGGCATATTCATTACAAGACGAGAAAGTTTAATAACGCATCTTTACAGCAAATGGCTACACacacaaataataataataatagtttcCTATTCGCATTTTATGCAAGTTACAGCTGTTCAGATCTAAAAATTACCCAGTCACGAGCGAGACGCAAGCATCGAAAACCATTAATAATTTTTGGCACCTGGATTTAGTCGTTAGTTCCCAGCATGCATCTCTGGCAAGTGACTTCTATAAAAACTGgctatgaaataatttgtttcattaacgtacatgtatttacaCGAGTGGTTCTAAAAATACTGATTTTTAAACATCATGTTCAAATCCGGATAACAGTTAAAACGCCGCCTTAACTACTGCGGAACCTCGTTTTAACGAACGTTGAGTAAAACCTTTTTGTGTTTCAACTAACCTACGTATGAATCGCCTGTTAAGGTCAAAATTTCAAGTTTGTCAAATTTACATTAAAGGTTCCACAGTACAGACATGAAGCACGAAGTGcatttatcaaattgaatatatcgctttattgtatataaaaatgttttaagagATATTTCTGGTAATTTTCAAATCTGACCGCACAAAAAAATTCACACTTTACTTGACATTACTACTACACACAGCTACTATTGCACAAAGCAAAAAGTTTGTACCATAATCTTCACAGATTTTTCTAACGAGACCCATTCATATTGGTGACTTTTAAATTGACTACTTAACAGCCTGCCTATTCTTTAACTCATATATCAGCAGAAATAACGAGATAGCGATGTCTGGTGTATCTCCCGAAATCTTTATTTCCATAATCTCAACGCACAGTTCGTATTCATATCGACAACACTTCAGGGTCCgcttttatagactggtattagcTTAAACctggggctaactcaattcattatcaattgagtaAGCCcctggttaaagttaataccaatcTATAAAACCAAGCCCAGATTTCCAATCAAAATCTTGATGCTAACTTAAGTGATGTAGAGAGGCTACatgatttatgaaaatatcacgAATTACATTTATCTGCTCAGATGCATTTCTCACATTCCGTATACATAGAATACATTTAGTTTCCCTCAATTGAGTTTCCGGTGGAATAAATCTCATCTTGAAAGATCTTCAATTTTCCTGAGTCGATGGTAAGTACGGTTGTCATAGTTCTATACACAACGATACAAAAATATCAACTGATTATTAATGTTTCTGCATTCTAAATATACCGACAGATGAGTATGATGATAGAACATATATGATAGAGTGAGAATATAATTCAGTATTCGATGAATAATATGATACGCGAAAAAAAGTTACAAGACAAAGACGGAGACAGACCCGCTAATATTGGCAGGCTTCAGTTCAGGGAAGAATTTACTACAGCAGTTATAAACCActataaaaacattagaatACAGAGGAgcataaaaacattttaattcACATCTGCAGAGCCTACTGTAGCCGTTAGGtttgtttcaacaatttttcagtttttgtgattatttaaatcaatcatTAGTTTGTTTTACGAGCAAACAAGGGTTTCTTATTCCATGATTTTTTTTGGATACATCACGACCAACGATAATGAAAACCACCTCTCTCgacttcaaaaatattgcaatcCTTGttgatcatttgaaaaaatgatctaGGATTCATCTTAAAACTGTTGTGTTAAATGCGTAGATTTTTCCCTGAATACACGACGCAATGCTAAGAATACTGTCATTTCTCaccaattcaaaataaatctatatccAATTTCTAATACAATACGTACTTGATGAACGGTTagttaaattcaaaatgagGAAACTGATACGGTACCGAATTGTTAGTTAAATCTAGTGACTACAAATTAAAGACTTTAAAAGTGACTATAATGGATTGGATAGCATACAATAGCACATACACATACTTCAAATACAAGTCAATGATACTGGCACAAGTGGAGATATGTCGAGATCTACCACTAATACAGCTAAGCTGGTGGCAGGATGAATGAGTCTTGAAGACATGAAACAAGTGGAATAAGCTACAATTTTTTTGCCAAATTCTAAATCCCATATATCTCTCAAACATACTTCAAAATGCTGTAATTTCTTATAATTGAACGGAATAAAAAGCGTAATTCAGATGATGTACTACGTGCATTGGAAATTGGTTAAAACAAACATCCTGCATCATTCTCAATACGTTATCTTTAAGCAAGCTATACTTGTACatatatttaaaatataatcatatatagGAGCAATTACAGGCTGGTAACATAATTGatacatgatgaaaatgactAAATACACAGTAGCaataacagggtccctacagatcagtcattcctgaatGTACATGGTTTTCAAGGTGTTTATAGGTTAATGTTACTTGTATAAGTCTCAAATGTCGAGGAAGCGTCAGCATTGCATTGCGTTCATATCCTAGTGATtattactgtagactcctaaatcagtactgtttatTTCAGTTAACGGATAATTCGATGGTTTTATAAGCAAACTTTTATCCTGTACACTACCTAAAAACTCTGTTTCTAATTTGGTATCCCCAGTCCTAATCGGATATGAAATACTGGCCCCAACTGTACCGATCGGATTTAGGCATTGTCTACTGTACAGCTACGACCCAGGCAAAATTTCTTATTgtcaatttctcaaaattattattatcaatgagtattttgctcaaattaaaaGAGTTTCATGCACCTTAAACGGCAGTTTTGgtttagaaggagtttttTTAAAGGAATCAAGGAATCATAGGGACCCTGAATAAAGATCATTCAAGAAGAaacaaataattgataatttcacATCTCGAACTGCACGGAATAAATGAACTAACGCTATAAACTAATGTATGTACATCATGATTTAAAATCTCTTTTGCACGAAGCAAAATATGGCACCAATATGTCCGACCAACTAACTTGTAGATATCATCGCCGATGCTTTTTTTTCGCGAGGAGGTTTTCAATGTTGAATGTTTGTGGCAGTGTAAGTGAAGTCAGTGATATGGTTCTATCAGTCTACATGACGCTGCACTTTTCCCGCGGATCAGCCTGAAAATAAACGATACACACCAACATCAAAATACTGAACGTCattaatttatctaaataaaaaAATCCAGAACTCTGCAGAAATTTTATCCATTAAACTACCTTTACTACAGATAAAATCCTTTCCAAAggcaaaataatttttttaaatcgggaaaagcaagaattcaatgaaatatcagtCAGATATAttcaacaaaattttttttgttcaatCAGTTATAATAAACTAGTCGATGAATACTGctaaattgtagaaatatagCCCTAAAACAAAGCAAATAGCAAAGTGAAAGCATTAAAATACAAGATACTTTctcagggctgccaacctctgaaaattACTTTCAAGTTAAATAGTTTTCAGGAAGATTCCATTATCAAACTATAGAAAGTGTTAAAATGAATCAGTCATCGATAGGATGATCATCAGTAACAAATTCGTGGAACAAAAATGtaacaaaatactgaaaatcaggaacagttgacAGCTCTGCTTTTTTCAGTTAGGTGAAACTCATATGATGTTAATTACATTAAGCATGCTCGATACCAGGACTAGGACTAGGGAACCCTTTCAAACAATGAACTAGACATAGACACCACGTGTCATCCCGGTGCCATGGAAAGAAATAACAAAGAAGCAGAAAGAAATATGAAGATGTTAATGTACTTTTTGTACTTTGATTAATGGGTTATTACTGTTCAAAGAATTTTGTTCAAGCCAGTTATAGAGGGTTAAAGCGAATCAAATCTATTCATCGTACGTCTATTCGTTGGACAGTAAAGCAGTCGCTAATTCATCAAACATATATGATCGCAAGCAAAAAATACATGCACGACTCTTCAATGAGCTATGGCTAACTTAGAGAGCATTTTTTCAGGTATCACTTGTGGAATATTCCTTGCCAGACGGAGCTAAATAGTGTTTCATCGGATAGAAATTAATTAAGTACTGTCATTCGAAAATCATCTTTAAGATAAAGATTTCACTACGATTTAGTATGCTCCAAGCTGCCAGAGCTCAGAGACACCCAGTGTATGAGAATGATATAGAAAGCAGCAAGAACACATGATTATCGCACTCAGCTCAGCGTGGTGGTATCAATCAACTGTGTTATAAAACAACTAtcgtgtgtatatatatatttacttcCTGAGATGGCAAGATTGACTGTGTCATCCTCAGGCCCCCAAGAGATACCTGAAGAGacacaaataaaatattatcatcatcaaatttacATTTACCTCAAAGAGTATTTATCATCAGCTTTTCATCGATTCAGTAATTTCAAGCTTTTCCAGATTTATGAGATATAATTATGGCCCCATTAATCAAACACCATCAATAAATCAACCCAGCATGATTTATcattaaattcatcaaattagcCCGAGACAGTTTACCCCAAAACAGTGCGTACATGCGATTTGATGTCAATTAGACTTTAGCTCAGTTAAAAATGGGATCGACACAAAATATTGCATTGCGATTTTCACATTATGTGAATTCGTGTTAGGACAACGTCAAcaaaatttcataattatcaCAGTTCACGATCATATCAACCGCCTGATAGGAGGTTCATTCAGTGGCCGGTATATGAGGTTTATGCATATTAAACCAGTCTCTAACAACTGCGAAAATTTCCCGAAATATGCATGAAATTGGTTATTCGGTAAAGGGgggaaatatcaaaatattaggTAGTTAGCTGTATTAGAAAGCTACAACTGCATTCGAAACAGGAAGAAGGGGTAGGTGATCATGAACACGTGAtacgaatgaaaatgaaattattgttGACCTGTTGATGGAATAAATCCTCGTCTCCCACCTCTTGTCCACCGGTTCCTCGTTGTTGAAATGTGTGCAGTATCGATCTGTCTAGATTGCGGTATGCCACTTCCTGAAAAGACAACGTTGTACGTATTTTAGCCGTTTGTTTGAACAAGCGTCGTACGATGAAGTAGTGAATGCAGTATCGACACATTATCATTTGAACTTGATTTGATTTACGAAGCAGAAAAGTTTTGGCtcgaatttaattgatatgtaGAAGGAATAGAAGCACTGAAGTACCGCTACCGAACCTTCTGCTACTAAATCCTCACTAGCCACAGTAAGCGGTGAACCTCATTGtcgattattgaaatatttgagacTTCAAAACGTAAGCTCTACTTTCGATCATCGATCATTTCAAAAGAAGAGTTTTTACTCACTTCTCCTTTAGCGTTGAGTAGAACGGTTTTCATATTGTCACCGGTGAACCATTTCTGTTTCATCACTATATCTGACGGAGGCGCGTGCGATGCACCGGAATCAGCTCCCCAAACCTGAACAAACATGACTTACTATCAACTACACTGTAGTGGATGATGAGGGTTCAGGGAATCCACAATTCCCGAatgatatttccctgatttaaTCATAAAGATATTCTCAGTGGGGGCTGTTTATATTAAGAAGTTGCTTGTGCCACTCATCACCAACAAGAACAACTAGAtaccaaaattcaaattccccgaTTTTGAAGAAGAGTTAACATTCCCCGATCCGTAAGAACCCTGAGAAGTTTAAAACTAACCGTGCAGTGTTGACCGGCTTTCAGTACGAGAGATCGATGAAATTTAAAAGTTGTCTCCTGAGTTCCGGCTGTATGTTTCAACTGCCAACCACCGAGCGAATGATCCTGAATTCGTAGAAAACACGCAGAAATACAAACCAAATCTTAATAAACGTCCTATAGAATTACGTCATTACCAAATCTTTCAACACTGACCTTATTTGAGTTGTTGTATAGCTTGACGAATTTCCCTTCCGTGCTGGTATCCGAGATATCGACGTTACCCTTCGCCTGCGCGGATACAGTATAATCACTAGACAGTTTAGAATGAGTGATCGTTCCCGACGTTCCCGGCTCGGCGACTCTCTTACGCTTGATTCCACGAGTCGGCGTCGCTCTCGACGGCGTCGTACGCGAGGGCGACGATTCCGAAGCAGTCGAaagattcaatctgaaaacatGACAAGATCGGTTAAGTTATATTTGAACCAAATTTGATCTTTGCCTATCTTTTGATTCCGGTTCATGTAAAAACAAACATCAATCCGGGAGTTTATTTCTGTTGCCTGACTAATACATCTGAGATTCGTTAAAAATCATCGCTTGTTACAACGTAGAACCAAATACAACAGAACTGGCTGCTATAAATCTTATTCTAAAACTCTTTAGtgcgacttatcattaaaATCATAGTCACCTTTCTTCCTCTCCTTCCAACAGTTTTCTGTACGCGGCGATTTCAATATCCAACGAGATTTTGATATCCATCAGAGCGCTGTACTCTCTCATCTGATCCTCGAGCGACTGGCGCAGTTCGTTGATCTCTTGTTTATAAACCTCGATCGTTTTAGCGTGGTCGTCCTGTTCGTGTTGCAGCTGATCTTCCAGTTGTTTGATCCGTTTCGTCAACATATCATTCTACGATATAAACATGATATTGATTTCCCGTAAATAAGCACACGGTTATATTCAAAGTTAATCTTCAAAACTGGTGTCGTTCGATTCACAGAAACTTCTAGAAAATTCGAGATTTACTTACAGTTGATGATAGTTTAGTGACCTCTTGAGTTAATTCGTCGACCAGACGACGAGTATTCTTCAAATCTTCTTGAG is a genomic window of Tubulanus polymorphus chromosome 5, tnTubPoly1.2, whole genome shotgun sequence containing:
- the LOC141906030 gene encoding ORC ubiquitin ligase 1-like; amino-acid sequence: MADDLNRVRNATIAFTLPISCQICLGKVKQPVVCPNQHVFCESCLKIWLERNNQCPACRIEITNDSPYRKVIGGLSNDNVESSNDSFSNAAVRRARIELIARDYEEEIDRLQSKLEHVENENQYLKLELKRKPADGNMCNVELDTSVKNSNVVLALNDKLKAAHEESELQKKKISKLMQRNQFLTDENINLSRENQRIRMEVASRSPMRYGRFTVATLQTKVETYEKQVKQLQKALERSDTYVEQLQKELQSSSGSVETVNCSNVNKRRLSESEDITTSGNSAKKRLFDTTESQNQPDSNSVNKLSRKDNFANGLLTHTDSSHGAPSVDLQAGCSHWQNNQNVKSGYVSTDLVQTKTNLKANDKVNDVTTDRVRTGINPRERAPVENCYDNVSSTQK
- the LOC141905080 gene encoding lamin-B1.S-like isoform X1, which codes for MATKTSVRKSTVVTSTTTGARSPSPTRITRVQEKAELANLNDRLANYIDKVRSLESENQVLRINIKTVEETKEKEISNKIKIYETELADARRILDELAKDKAKMQIDVGKYKADAEDWHTKFVKRDRDATNFEQKLLSAETRVQDLTAKATDAENQRKHFETEYKNLKTAYDALGKRLEQSKKDLEDETLLRVDLQNKVQSLKEELTFNSQLYDQHISETKTRLEVTREEFDKTVQREYENKLSESLRELRTQQEEHSEQYRVEIETLFETKLNEMRVLADKKGSLASKAQEDLKNTRRLVDELTQEVTKLSSTNDMLTKRIKQLEDQLQHEQDDHAKTIEVYKQEINELRQSLEDQMREYSALMDIKISLDIEIAAYRKLLEGEEERLNLSTASESSPSRTTPSRATPTRGIKRKRVAEPGTSGTITHSKLSSDYTVSAQAKGNVDISDTSTEGKFVKLYNNSNKDHSLGGWQLKHTAGTQETTFKFHRSLVLKAGQHCTVWGADSGASHAPPSDIVMKQKWFTGDNMKTVLLNAKGEEVAYRNLDRSILHTFQQRGTGGQEVSLGGLRMTQSILPSQEADPREKCSVM
- the LOC141905080 gene encoding lamin Dm0-like isoform X2, giving the protein MATKTSVRKSTVVTSTTTGARSPSPTRITRVQEKAELANLNDRLANYIDKVRSLESENQVLRINIKTVEETKEKEISNKIKIYETELADARRILDELAKDKAKMQIDVGKYKADAEDWHTKFVKRDRDATNFEQKLLSAETRVQDLTAKATDAENQRKHFETEYKNLKTAYDALGKRLEQSKKDLEDETLLRVDLQNKVQSLKEELTFNSQLYDQHISETKTRLEVTREEFDKTVQREYENKLSESLRELRTQQEEHSEQYRVEIETLFETKLNEMRVLADKKGSLASKAQEDLKNTRRLVDELTQEVTKLSSTNDMLTKRIKQLEDQLQHEQDDHAKTIEVYKQEINELRQSLEDQMREYSALMDIKISLDIEIAAYRKLLEGEEERLNLSTASESSPSRTTPSRATPTRGIKRKRVAEPGTSGTITHSKLSSDYTVSAQAKGNVDISDTSTEGKFVKLYNNSNKDHSLGGWQLKHTAGTQETTFKFHRSLVLKAGQHCTVWGADSGASHAPPSDIVMKQKWFTGDNMKTVLLNAKGEEVAYRNLDRSILHTFQQRGTGGQEVGDEDLFHQQADPREKCSVM